In Janibacter alkaliphilus, the following proteins share a genomic window:
- the lpdA gene encoding dihydrolipoyl dehydrogenase has protein sequence MSDFDVVVLGAGPGGYVAAIRAAQLGKKVAVVEKKYWGGVCLNVGCIPSKALIKNAELAHTLTHEKKTFGIEGDATMSYGPTHARSRKVSAGIVKGVHFLMKKNKITEIDGWGTLTSPTSMDVDLNDGETQSITFDNLIIGTGAVTRMLPGVEVSENVVTYEEQILDEELPGSIIIAGSGAIGVEFAYVMKNFGVDVTIVEFLDRMVPTEDEEVSKELLKHYKKLGVDVRLGTKVEQVEDTGSGVKVTVTKGEESEVLEADKLLSAIGFAPRVEGFGLEDIGVELTEKGAIAIDEYGRTNVDGVYAIGDCTAKLMLAHTAEAQGVVAAEHLAGAETMPVEYDFIPRATYCHPQIASFGYSEEQAKEKGYDVKTAKFPFSANGKAMGLADGVGFVKVVADAEHNEIIGAHMIGPDVTELLPVLTLAQKWDLTADEVARNVFAHPTLTESVKEAVEGIAGHMINL, from the coding sequence ATGTCTGACTTCGATGTCGTGGTCCTCGGTGCCGGTCCTGGTGGGTACGTCGCGGCGATCCGCGCGGCCCAGCTCGGGAAGAAGGTGGCCGTCGTCGAGAAGAAGTACTGGGGCGGGGTCTGCCTCAACGTCGGCTGCATCCCCAGCAAGGCGCTGATCAAGAACGCCGAGCTGGCGCACACCCTGACCCACGAGAAGAAGACCTTCGGCATCGAGGGCGACGCCACGATGTCCTACGGCCCGACGCACGCCCGCTCCCGCAAGGTCAGCGCCGGCATCGTCAAGGGCGTCCACTTCCTCATGAAGAAGAACAAGATCACCGAGATCGACGGCTGGGGGACCCTGACCAGCCCGACCTCGATGGACGTGGACCTCAACGACGGCGAGACCCAGAGCATCACCTTCGACAACCTCATCATCGGCACCGGTGCGGTCACCCGGATGCTGCCGGGCGTCGAGGTCAGCGAGAACGTCGTCACCTACGAGGAGCAGATCCTCGACGAGGAGCTGCCCGGCTCGATCATCATCGCCGGCTCCGGCGCGATCGGGGTCGAGTTCGCCTACGTCATGAAGAACTTCGGCGTCGACGTCACCATCGTCGAGTTCCTCGACCGGATGGTCCCGACCGAGGACGAGGAGGTCTCCAAGGAGCTCCTCAAGCACTACAAGAAGCTCGGCGTCGACGTGCGCCTGGGCACCAAGGTCGAGCAGGTCGAGGACACCGGCTCCGGGGTCAAGGTCACCGTGACGAAGGGGGAGGAGAGCGAGGTCCTCGAGGCCGACAAGCTGCTCTCGGCGATCGGCTTCGCCCCCCGGGTCGAGGGCTTCGGCCTGGAGGACATCGGCGTCGAGCTCACCGAGAAGGGCGCCATCGCCATCGACGAGTACGGCCGCACCAACGTCGACGGGGTCTACGCCATCGGCGACTGCACGGCCAAGCTCATGCTGGCGCACACCGCCGAGGCCCAGGGCGTCGTCGCCGCCGAGCACCTGGCCGGCGCCGAGACGATGCCGGTGGAGTACGACTTCATCCCGCGGGCGACCTACTGCCACCCGCAGATCGCCTCCTTCGGCTACTCCGAGGAGCAGGCCAAGGAGAAGGGCTACGACGTCAAGACGGCGAAGTTCCCCTTCAGCGCCAACGGCAAGGCGATGGGCCTGGCCGACGGGGTCGGCTTCGTCAAGGTCGTCGCCGACGCCGAGCACAACGAGATCATCGGCGCGCACATGATCGGGCCGGACGTCACCGAGCTGCTGCCGGTGCTCACCCTCGCCCAGAAGTGGGACCTGACCGCCGACGAGGTGGCCCGCAACGTCTTCGCGCACCCGACGTTGACCGAGTCGGTCAAGGAGGCCGTCGAGGGCATCGCCGGCCACATGATCAACCTCTGA
- a CDS encoding polyribonucleotide nucleotidyltransferase, with the protein MEGPEIQTAEATIDNGSFGTRTVKFETGRLAKQAGGAVAAYLDEETMLLSTTAAGKTPKDHFDFFPLTVDVEERMYAAGRIPGSFFRREGRPGTDAILTCRLIDRPLRPSFVKGLRNEVQVVITVLSVHPDHQYDVLAINAASASTQISGLPFSGPIGAVRVSLIDGQWVAFPNFSDIERSTFDMVVAGRMVGDDVAIMMVEAESTDATWDLVTNQGKQAPTEEVVAEGLEASKRFIQVLCEAQADLAARSAKPVEEFPIFLDYEDDAYAAVEQAVSGPTAEALTIAAKQEREDRLDEIKDGLKADLAGTPEAPGAFAGREKEISAAFRSLQKALVRQRILRDKVRIDGRGLADIRALGAEVEVLPRVHGSALFERGETQIMGVTTLNMLKMEQQIDSLSPVTKKRYMHNYNFPPYSTGETGRVGSPKRREIGHGALAERALLPVLPSREEFPYAIRQVSEALGSNGSTSMGSVCASTLSLLNAGVPLRAPVAGIAMGLVSDEVDGQTQYAALTDILGAEDAFGDMDFKVAGTKQFVTAIQLDTKLDGIPASVLAGALTQARDARLHILDVMNEAIDTPDEMAPTAPRIITVQVPVDKIGEVIGPKGKMINQIQDDTGADISIEDDGTVFIGATDGPSADAARNAINAIANPQMPEVGERFLGTVVKTTTFGAFVSLLPGKDGLLHISEVRKLVGGKRIDAVEDVLGVGQKVQVELKEVDPRGKLSLAAVLTDEQQAELDSGQGDRGGDRGDRGGRDGGRDGDGERREGGRRRRRGGGRGDEGSDASGEGDEG; encoded by the coding sequence ATGGAGGGTCCAGAGATCCAGACCGCCGAGGCGACCATCGACAACGGTTCCTTCGGCACCCGCACCGTGAAGTTCGAGACGGGCCGCCTGGCCAAGCAGGCCGGGGGCGCCGTGGCCGCGTACCTCGACGAGGAGACGATGCTCCTGTCGACCACCGCGGCCGGCAAGACCCCGAAGGACCACTTCGACTTCTTCCCGCTGACCGTGGACGTCGAGGAGCGGATGTACGCCGCCGGACGTATCCCCGGCAGCTTCTTCCGGCGTGAGGGCCGCCCCGGCACCGACGCCATCCTCACCTGCCGGCTCATCGACCGCCCGCTGCGCCCGTCCTTCGTCAAGGGCCTGCGCAACGAGGTCCAGGTCGTCATCACCGTGCTCTCGGTCCACCCGGACCACCAGTACGACGTGCTGGCGATCAACGCCGCGTCCGCGTCCACCCAGATCTCCGGTCTGCCCTTCTCCGGGCCGATCGGTGCCGTGCGCGTCTCGCTCATCGACGGCCAGTGGGTCGCCTTCCCGAACTTCTCGGACATCGAGCGCTCCACCTTCGACATGGTCGTCGCCGGGCGGATGGTCGGCGACGACGTGGCGATCATGATGGTCGAGGCCGAGTCCACCGACGCCACCTGGGACCTGGTGACCAACCAGGGCAAGCAGGCGCCGACCGAGGAGGTCGTCGCCGAGGGCCTCGAGGCGTCCAAGCGCTTCATCCAGGTCCTCTGCGAGGCCCAGGCCGACCTCGCCGCCCGGTCGGCGAAGCCGGTCGAGGAGTTCCCGATCTTCCTCGACTACGAGGACGACGCCTACGCCGCCGTCGAGCAGGCCGTCTCCGGCCCGACCGCGGAGGCGCTGACCATCGCGGCCAAGCAGGAGCGCGAGGACCGGCTGGACGAGATCAAGGACGGCCTGAAGGCCGACCTGGCCGGCACGCCGGAGGCCCCCGGGGCCTTCGCCGGCCGCGAGAAGGAGATCTCCGCCGCCTTCCGCAGCCTGCAGAAGGCGCTGGTCCGCCAGCGCATCCTGCGCGACAAGGTCCGCATCGACGGCCGTGGCCTCGCCGACATCCGCGCCCTGGGCGCCGAGGTCGAGGTGCTGCCGCGGGTGCACGGCTCGGCGCTCTTCGAGCGCGGCGAGACCCAGATCATGGGTGTCACCACGCTCAACATGCTCAAGATGGAGCAGCAGATCGACTCGCTGAGCCCGGTCACCAAGAAGCGCTACATGCACAACTACAACTTCCCGCCGTACTCGACCGGTGAGACCGGCCGGGTCGGCTCGCCGAAGCGCCGCGAGATCGGGCACGGTGCGCTCGCCGAGCGTGCCCTGCTGCCGGTGCTGCCGAGCCGCGAGGAGTTCCCGTACGCGATCCGTCAGGTCTCCGAGGCGCTGGGCTCCAATGGCTCGACGTCGATGGGCTCGGTCTGCGCGTCCACCCTGTCGCTGCTCAACGCCGGTGTGCCGCTGCGCGCCCCGGTCGCCGGCATCGCCATGGGCCTGGTCTCGGACGAGGTCGACGGTCAGACGCAGTACGCCGCGCTGACCGACATCCTCGGCGCCGAGGACGCCTTCGGCGACATGGACTTCAAGGTCGCCGGCACCAAGCAGTTCGTCACCGCGATCCAGCTCGACACCAAGCTCGACGGGATCCCGGCGTCGGTGCTGGCCGGGGCGCTGACCCAGGCCCGCGACGCGCGTCTGCACATCCTCGACGTGATGAACGAGGCCATCGACACCCCCGACGAGATGGCCCCGACCGCCCCGCGGATCATCACCGTCCAGGTGCCGGTCGACAAGATCGGTGAGGTCATCGGCCCGAAGGGCAAGATGATCAACCAGATCCAGGACGACACCGGCGCGGACATCTCCATCGAGGACGACGGCACCGTCTTCATCGGCGCCACCGACGGCCCGTCCGCGGACGCCGCGCGGAACGCGATCAACGCGATCGCCAACCCGCAGATGCCCGAGGTCGGGGAGCGCTTCCTCGGCACGGTGGTCAAGACGACGACCTTCGGCGCGTTCGTCTCGCTGCTGCCGGGCAAGGACGGCCTGCTGCACATCTCCGAGGTGCGCAAGCTCGTCGGCGGCAAGCGGATCGACGCGGTCGAGGACGTCCTCGGCGTCGGCCAGAAGGTCCAGGTCGAGCTGAAGGAGGTCGACCCGCGCGGCAAGCTCAGCCTGGCCGCCGTGCTGACCGACGAGCAGCAGGCCGAGCTGGACTCCGGCCAGGGCGACCGCGGCGGTGACCGTGGCGACCGCGGTGGTCGTGACGGCGGTCGTGACGGCGACGGCGAGCGTCGTGAGGGCGGCCGACGCCGCCGTCGCGGTGGCGGCCGTGGCGACGAGGGCTCCGACGCCTCCGGCGAGGGCGACGAGGGCTGA
- a CDS encoding sugar porter family MFS transporter, protein MTSPATAPAPGADGGYHIAKVVQLAVVAALGGFLFGFDTSVINGAVDPLADEFGLGSGMTGFTVSSALLGCMAGAYLAGRLADRIGRIRVMVLASGFFTISAIGSGLAFGAWDMIFWRVLGGLGVGAASVIAPAYIAEISPAPIRGRMGSLQQLAIVIGIFVALLSDFALAAAAGGAAEELWFGLAAWRWMFIAEAIPAVAYGVLALTIPESPRFLIRQGDERTAREVLSEVLTTGIDTRIKEIKRTIAADRRSSFADLKKPGGGLLPIVWIGVALSVFQQFVGINVIFYYSTTLWQAVGISEDEALQRTVITSVTNIVVTVVAIALIDKIGRRLLLLIGSAGMTVSLGIMAWVFSQADIVVNSAGESVPVLSDSAAMTALVAANAFVVFFGASWGPAVWVLLGEMFNNTIRSLAIGIAAAAQWLANFAISTSFPSMADIGLWFAYGFYTFFALLSFFFVMRFVPETKGKELEDMQ, encoded by the coding sequence ATGACCTCACCCGCCACCGCCCCGGCACCCGGTGCCGACGGCGGCTACCACATCGCCAAGGTCGTCCAGCTGGCCGTGGTGGCCGCGCTCGGCGGCTTCCTCTTCGGCTTCGACACCTCGGTCATCAACGGCGCGGTGGACCCGCTCGCCGACGAGTTCGGCCTAGGCTCCGGGATGACCGGCTTCACCGTCTCCTCGGCGCTGCTGGGCTGCATGGCCGGTGCCTACCTCGCCGGTCGGCTGGCCGACCGGATCGGCCGGATCCGGGTGATGGTCCTGGCTTCCGGCTTCTTCACCATCTCGGCGATCGGCTCCGGCCTCGCCTTCGGCGCCTGGGACATGATCTTCTGGCGGGTCCTCGGCGGCCTCGGCGTCGGCGCCGCCTCGGTCATCGCACCGGCCTACATCGCCGAGATCTCCCCCGCCCCGATCCGCGGCCGGATGGGCTCGCTGCAGCAGCTGGCGATCGTCATCGGCATCTTCGTCGCGCTGCTCTCGGACTTCGCGCTGGCCGCGGCGGCCGGCGGCGCCGCCGAGGAGCTGTGGTTCGGGCTGGCCGCGTGGCGCTGGATGTTCATCGCCGAGGCGATCCCGGCGGTGGCCTACGGCGTGCTCGCGCTGACCATCCCCGAGTCGCCGCGCTTCCTCATCCGCCAGGGCGACGAGCGCACCGCGCGCGAGGTGCTCAGCGAGGTGCTCACCACCGGCATCGACACCCGGATCAAGGAGATCAAGCGCACCATCGCCGCGGACCGGCGCTCCTCCTTCGCCGACCTCAAGAAGCCCGGGGGCGGCCTGCTCCCGATCGTGTGGATCGGCGTCGCGCTGTCGGTCTTCCAGCAGTTCGTCGGGATCAACGTCATCTTCTACTACTCGACGACGCTGTGGCAGGCGGTCGGCATCTCCGAGGACGAGGCGCTGCAGCGCACGGTCATCACCTCGGTGACCAACATCGTCGTCACCGTCGTGGCGATCGCGCTCATCGACAAGATCGGCCGCCGGCTGCTGCTGCTCATCGGCTCGGCCGGGATGACGGTCAGCCTCGGCATCATGGCCTGGGTCTTCAGCCAGGCGGACATCGTCGTGAACTCGGCCGGCGAGTCGGTGCCCGTGCTCTCGGACTCGGCGGCGATGACCGCGCTGGTCGCGGCGAACGCCTTCGTCGTCTTCTTCGGCGCGTCCTGGGGCCCGGCGGTGTGGGTGCTGCTCGGCGAGATGTTCAACAACACGATCCGCTCGCTGGCCATCGGGATCGCCGCGGCCGCGCAGTGGCTGGCGAACTTCGCCATCTCCACGAGCTTCCCGTCGATGGCCGACATCGGGCTGTGGTTCGCCTACGGCTTCTACACCTTCTTCGCGCTGCTGTCCTTCTTCTTCGTCATGAGGTTCGTGCCGGAGACGAAGGGCAAGGAGCTGGAGGACATGCAGTAG
- a CDS encoding penicillin-binding transpeptidase domain-containing protein, with translation MRRAPHLQVRMLGLLTVLALLAALLVGRLGQLQASGPDEAAGAAAAPDTRTVAVPALRGRILDRDGVPIADNDRRTDVTIDRRVLADSDDGGRALVRRVAEALDRPVDELWARTTLCGAPGAADPPRCWPGSAYVPVPVVEGVAKTEALALTETPERYPGVQVVTSPVRSYPRIAGGGGAPQTIGYLTRADAETVAESDGTLAEGDLAGAAGLEQHYDEELRGRPGQRVVRVDGRGVVVEEVSRTAAQPGRDLVTTLDVGVQRAAERALADGMADAQDRDRPATSGGAVVLDLAEGGVVASASRPTYDPAVWSGPVTQERYEQLTSGGDNPLVDRVLGVAQPPASTFKAVTLPGAVRAGVDLERPVPCTASYRIGDREFRNFESRAYGTISWHQALVVSCDTVFYRVAEQVWRDQGGIDAESDHGDPLIETARSFGLGEATGVDLPGEVDGRIPGREWKREYWEQTKDEACARAEDGYPGIDDESRADYLTRLAEETCRRGYRYQPGDEVNLSIGQGDVTTTLLQMAQVYGTIARAGSEPQPHLGDALVTVDGQQEELPAPEPEQVDIPEGSGALIRDALADVVTEGTAASAFADADLPAWSVAGKTGTAEVFGEEDTSWFVSWGPTSDPRYVVAVVVDEGGTGGSTAAGIAADIHEHLAAHERG, from the coding sequence ATGCGCCGCGCCCCGCACCTGCAGGTGCGCATGCTCGGGCTGCTCACCGTGCTCGCGCTGCTCGCCGCGCTGCTCGTCGGCCGGCTCGGTCAGCTGCAGGCGAGCGGGCCGGACGAGGCGGCCGGGGCCGCAGCCGCCCCGGACACCCGGACGGTGGCCGTGCCCGCGCTGCGCGGCCGGATCCTCGACCGGGACGGGGTGCCGATCGCCGACAACGACCGTCGCACCGACGTGACCATCGACCGGCGGGTGCTCGCCGACAGCGACGACGGCGGTCGCGCGCTGGTGCGGCGGGTCGCCGAGGCGCTGGACCGGCCCGTCGACGAGCTGTGGGCCCGCACCACCCTGTGCGGCGCACCCGGCGCCGCCGACCCGCCACGCTGCTGGCCCGGCTCCGCCTACGTCCCGGTGCCGGTGGTCGAAGGGGTGGCCAAGACGGAGGCGTTGGCGCTCACCGAGACCCCCGAGCGCTACCCGGGTGTGCAGGTCGTCACCAGCCCGGTCCGCAGCTACCCGAGGATCGCCGGCGGGGGCGGGGCGCCGCAGACGATCGGCTACCTGACGCGGGCGGACGCCGAGACCGTCGCCGAGAGCGACGGGACGCTGGCCGAGGGCGACCTGGCCGGCGCCGCCGGGCTGGAGCAGCACTATGACGAGGAGCTGCGCGGTCGCCCCGGGCAACGGGTGGTGCGCGTCGACGGACGCGGCGTGGTCGTCGAGGAGGTCTCGCGGACCGCCGCGCAGCCGGGCCGGGACCTCGTGACCACCCTCGACGTCGGCGTGCAGCGGGCCGCAGAGCGGGCCCTGGCCGACGGGATGGCCGACGCCCAGGACCGGGACCGGCCGGCCACCTCCGGCGGTGCGGTCGTCCTCGACCTCGCCGAGGGCGGCGTGGTCGCCTCGGCCAGCCGGCCCACCTACGACCCCGCGGTGTGGAGCGGCCCGGTCACCCAGGAGCGCTACGAGCAGCTGACCTCCGGCGGCGACAACCCGCTCGTGGACCGGGTGCTGGGCGTCGCGCAGCCGCCGGCGTCCACCTTCAAGGCGGTCACGCTGCCGGGCGCGGTCCGGGCCGGGGTCGACCTCGAGCGACCGGTGCCGTGCACCGCGAGCTACCGGATCGGGGACCGCGAGTTCCGCAACTTCGAGTCCCGGGCCTACGGCACGATCAGCTGGCACCAGGCCCTGGTCGTCTCCTGCGACACCGTCTTCTACCGGGTGGCCGAGCAGGTGTGGCGCGACCAGGGCGGCATCGACGCCGAGAGCGACCACGGCGACCCGCTCATCGAGACCGCCCGCTCGTTCGGGCTCGGCGAGGCCACCGGCGTCGACCTGCCCGGGGAGGTCGACGGACGCATCCCCGGCCGCGAGTGGAAGCGGGAGTACTGGGAGCAGACCAAGGACGAGGCCTGCGCCCGGGCCGAGGACGGCTACCCCGGGATCGACGACGAGAGCCGGGCCGACTACCTCACGAGGCTCGCCGAGGAGACCTGCCGCCGCGGCTACCGCTACCAGCCCGGCGACGAGGTCAACCTCTCCATCGGCCAGGGCGACGTCACCACGACCCTGCTGCAGATGGCCCAGGTCTACGGCACCATCGCCCGGGCCGGCAGCGAGCCGCAGCCGCACCTCGGCGACGCGCTCGTCACGGTCGACGGGCAGCAGGAGGAGCTGCCGGCGCCCGAGCCGGAGCAGGTGGACATCCCCGAGGGGTCCGGCGCGCTGATCCGGGACGCGCTGGCCGACGTGGTCACCGAGGGCACGGCGGCCTCGGCCTTCGCCGACGCCGACCTGCCCGCCTGGTCGGTGGCCGGCAAGACCGGGACCGCGGAGGTCTTCGGTGAGGAGGACACCTCCTGGTTCGTCTCCTGGGGGCCGACCTCCGACCCGCGCTACGTGGTCGCCGTGGTCGTCGACGAAGGGGGTACCGGCGGCTCGACGGCGGCCGGGATCGCCGCCGACATCCACGAGCACCTGGCCGCCCACGAGCGCGGCTGA
- the rpsO gene encoding 30S ribosomal protein S15 translates to MPLTADVKKQIMDEYGTGDGDTGSPEVQVALLTQRIKDLTEHSREHKHDHHSRRGLLLLVGRRRRLLRYLETTDIERYRSLIKRLGLRR, encoded by the coding sequence ATGCCGCTGACCGCTGACGTGAAGAAGCAGATCATGGACGAGTACGGCACCGGCGACGGTGACACCGGCTCCCCGGAGGTGCAGGTCGCCCTCCTGACCCAGCGCATCAAGGACCTCACCGAGCACTCCCGCGAGCACAAGCACGACCACCACAGCCGTCGTGGTCTGCTGCTGCTCGTCGGCCGCCGGCGTCGTCTGCTGCGCTACCTCGAGACCACCGACATCGAGCGCTACCGCTCGCTGATCAAGCGGCTCGGCCTGCGCCGATGA
- a CDS encoding SAM-dependent methyltransferase produces MTAPSAETRPADAPAPGTAGGREPVASALEEALRPVLRGGLPVRLRAWDGSVAGPAEGPTVLVHRPDALRRLLWSPGELGAAQAFVTGAVDVDGDLGEALDRGRAAVAERGLTRPSPTDLARTLAALGRIAKDHGALGRPLPPPATQAVLRGRLHTLGRDRRAISHHYDVSTDFYELVLDPQMAYSCGWYGDDLAADGVLADALDPAAEEAALEKAQGAKLDLVCRAIGLRAGMHLLDVGCGWGSLTLHAAEHVGARVTGVTISAEQQAFVQARVEQRGLGDRVEVRLQDYREVDDGPYDAAASLEMGEHVGQGSYPTYVEALRRNVRPGGRVLIQQMSRRTRPGGGAFIESFIAPDMHMRPLGETVELIEAGGLEVRDVRAMREHYVRTVDGWIARFEENHDAIVHLVGEEMARVWRLYLVGGRQAFRDGRMGVDQILARRPEAR; encoded by the coding sequence ATGACCGCACCGTCCGCCGAGACCCGACCCGCCGACGCCCCGGCGCCCGGCACCGCAGGTGGCCGGGAGCCCGTGGCCTCCGCCCTCGAGGAGGCGCTGCGCCCGGTGCTGCGCGGCGGCCTCCCGGTGCGGCTGCGCGCCTGGGACGGGTCCGTCGCCGGACCGGCCGAGGGCCCCACGGTGCTCGTGCACCGCCCGGACGCGCTGCGACGCCTGCTGTGGAGCCCAGGCGAGCTGGGCGCGGCCCAGGCCTTCGTCACCGGCGCGGTGGACGTCGACGGGGACCTCGGCGAGGCACTCGACCGGGGCCGCGCGGCGGTCGCCGAGCGCGGACTGACCCGCCCCTCCCCCACCGACCTGGCCCGGACGCTGGCCGCGCTGGGCCGGATCGCCAAGGACCACGGCGCGCTCGGTCGCCCGCTGCCGCCGCCGGCGACGCAGGCGGTGCTGCGCGGCCGGCTGCACACCCTGGGGCGGGACCGTCGGGCGATCAGCCACCACTACGACGTCTCCACCGACTTCTACGAGCTCGTGCTCGACCCGCAGATGGCCTACTCCTGCGGCTGGTACGGCGACGACCTCGCCGCTGACGGCGTCCTGGCCGACGCGCTCGACCCGGCCGCCGAGGAGGCCGCGCTGGAGAAGGCGCAGGGGGCCAAGCTCGACCTGGTCTGCCGCGCGATCGGTCTGCGCGCGGGCATGCACCTGCTCGACGTGGGCTGCGGCTGGGGCAGCCTCACCCTGCACGCCGCCGAGCACGTCGGCGCCCGGGTCACCGGCGTGACGATCTCGGCGGAGCAGCAGGCCTTCGTCCAGGCGCGGGTGGAGCAGCGCGGGCTCGGTGACCGGGTGGAGGTGCGGCTGCAGGACTACCGCGAGGTCGACGACGGCCCGTACGACGCGGCCGCCTCGCTGGAGATGGGCGAGCACGTCGGCCAGGGCAGCTACCCGACCTACGTCGAGGCGCTGCGGCGCAACGTCCGGCCCGGCGGCCGGGTGCTCATCCAGCAGATGTCGCGGCGCACCCGGCCGGGCGGCGGGGCCTTCATCGAGTCGTTCATCGCCCCGGACATGCACATGCGCCCGCTCGGCGAGACGGTCGAGCTCATCGAGGCCGGCGGCCTCGAGGTGCGCGACGTGCGGGCCATGCGCGAGCACTACGTGCGCACCGTGGACGGCTGGATCGCCCGCTTCGAGGAGAACCACGACGCGATCGTCCACCTGGTCGGCGAGGAGATGGCCCGGGTGTGGCGGCTCTACCTCGTCGGCGGCCGGCAGGCCTTCCGGGACGGCCGGATGGGCGTCGACCAGATCCTCGCCCGACGACCCGAGGCTCGCTGA
- the mreD gene encoding rod shape-determining protein MreD gives MSRVGPGVSSRVGSGAGALLRLRWSVRVLAVLLALTLVLALAARGVLAPPDLVLLVVVAAALVSGSRAGAGLGLVGGWLLDLAPPGGEPLGLTALTLGAAGWVAGTAHRRAGHPWWWPVPVVALAFLTSRLVPVLLDLAVGRPVAWGSLTWQLVATATLGLVVVPLLERLDAALVRRRWA, from the coding sequence ATGAGCCGGGTCGGTCCCGGCGTCAGCTCCCGGGTCGGCTCCGGTGCCGGCGCCCTGCTGCGGCTGCGCTGGTCGGTGCGGGTGCTCGCGGTGCTGCTCGCCCTCACCCTCGTGCTCGCCCTCGCCGCCCGCGGCGTGCTCGCCCCTCCCGACCTGGTGCTGCTCGTCGTCGTCGCCGCCGCGCTCGTCTCCGGCTCACGCGCCGGCGCCGGCCTCGGTCTCGTCGGCGGCTGGCTGCTCGACCTCGCCCCGCCCGGCGGGGAGCCGCTGGGGCTGACCGCGCTCACCCTCGGGGCGGCCGGCTGGGTGGCCGGGACCGCGCACCGCCGGGCCGGGCACCCGTGGTGGTGGCCGGTGCCGGTGGTCGCGCTGGCCTTCCTCACCTCCCGGCTCGTGCCGGTGCTGCTCGACCTCGCCGTCGGCCGCCCGGTGGCCTGGGGATCGCTGACCTGGCAGCTGGTTGCCACCGCGACCCTCGGCCTCGTCGTCGTGCCCCTGCTGGAGCGTCTCGACGCCGCTCTCGTCCGACGCCGGTGGGCCTGA